The Belonocnema kinseyi isolate 2016_QV_RU_SX_M_011 chromosome 10, B_treatae_v1, whole genome shotgun sequence genome has a window encoding:
- the LOC117181563 gene encoding serine/arginine repetitive matrix protein 1-like isoform X2 — translation MASVESVQEEQKGCVCKGNCSNKICGCVKKGARCTEELCKCNLCENRTVKKKPKSAKDKNKSSQFIRITENYAEQTFNTSRSARNLTKKLTAKDKLQKFRNPDADDSLLPVESEHDNTTLGTRSRKNTGRLQEESKRRTSAEHSLAKEMVKNSRGLRRSRSVNDIYQVAYNTRSHKKLRKGKFFILDDKNTKLPLKNIPMKMNARKIGKTLRKSASTSDLNEASASDLSKASVNQTKNVSFKTRKASPSEGMPIRTRSRTNKMGITLNFSLDNGNLEIKNKKVSKASSNMNLSEIPKTKASKKPVSRTRSRRKQSKSPNPKPVSRSRSKRNLSKSPNPKGLKKSNGSPMRKVNTPTKKEKPASKVSAKSNLSKSPNLKISKKPVSRGRSRTRQTKSPNLKPASRSRSKRNPSKSPNPKASKKSNGSPLRKVNSPIKDKPVSRARSRTRQSKSMNPKPVTKASLKRNPSKSPNPKGSKNPTGSPFRKVISPIKDKPLTRARSRTRQSKSPNPKPASRSRSKRNPSKSPNPKASKKSNGSPLRKVNTPTKKEKPISKASSKRNLSKSPNPKGLKNPNVSPIRKVNTPTKKEKPASKASGNRNLFKSPNTKGSKKPTGSPIRKMTSPIKDKPLTRARSRTRQSKSPNPKPASRSRSKRNPSKSPNPKASKKSNGSPVRKVISPIKDKPVSRARSRNRQSKSPNPKPASRSRSKRNPSKTPNPKSSKKSNDSPLRSVISPIKDKSVSRSRSRTRKSKSPNLKPASRSRSKRNPSKSPNPKASKKSNGSPLRKVNSPNKDKPVSTARSKRNLSKSPKPKGLKKPKGSPLRKVNTPNKKENPVSKTSLKENMSGSPVRKDSAKSNSSRRRSDDSESLEDEDEEWRPSSTSGEEWHYTKTHNPIGLKKTNGSTLRKVNPTNQKEKPVSKISSKQNISESSNPKDSEKSNASPHRSDASESLEDEDEEWNSSRTSGEKSHYTPPGIPSQSNQMDYLQVPVIQYSPPSNEESDIEEELSSSKESYNSEAETEHGQSMIMKKPMLEETDAISELSNKEESDNSLDEIEPGESTAKKPSLEEIDAIPSTSQSRNHPKLIGDYSASYNEIPKTSKRVLKRKSEEGPRTRSAKKAELLKFISLRTVDLVTSSDEEIFSPTKFSKNVDGEIFNSTEKAASIDQESDSLQYRERSTLRIPDGVNLARYNLSRQATVRHDSESVLFQNPMRRKNWIKTGRTFLKNVWPGKCMRAYKLSIVLLFIASIFTGF, via the exons ATGGCTTCTGTAGAAAG TGTTCAAGAGGAGCAAAAAGGCTGCGTTTGCAAAGGAAATTGTTCGAACAAGATTTGTGGTTGCGTTAAGAAGGGCGCAAGATGCACGGAAGAACTTTGCAAGTGTAATTTGTGTGAAAATCGA ACAGTGAAGAAGAAGCCAAAATCAGCTaaggataaaaataaatcttcacaATTCATAAGAATCACTGAAAATTATGCAGAACAAACATTTAATACCAGCCGGTCTGCCCGAAATTTGACAAAGAAGCTTACAGCTAAGGACAAATTGCAAAAGTTTAGAAATCCTGACGCGGATGATTCACTTTTGCCTGTCGAATCAGAACATGACAATACAACGCTGGGAACAAGATCTCGAAAGAATACTGGAAGGTTACAAGAAGAATCGAAAAGAAGGACATCCGCTGAGCACAGTTTAGCTAAAGAAATGGTAAAGAATTCCAGAGGATTGCGAAGATCACGTTCAGTTAACGACATCTATCAGGTTGCATACAATACAAGGTCGCACAAAAAGTTGAGAaaggggaaattttttattctggatgataagaatacaaaattaccactcaaaaatataccaatgAAGATGAATGCCAGAAAAATCGGGAAAACTTTAAGGAAATCTGCTTCTACAAGTGATCTCAATGAAGCTTCTGCAAGTGATCTCAGTAAAGCTTCTGTAAACCAAACAAAGAATGTAtcatttaaaacaagaaaagCATCTCCGTCAGAGGGTATGCCAATTAGAACCAGATCAAGGACTAACAAAATGGGCATTACTCTAAATTTCTCCCTCGACAATggtaatttagaaattaaaaacaagaaagttTCAAAAGCGAGTTCGAACATGAATctttctgaaattcctaaaacAAAAGCTTCGAAAAAACCTGTTTCTAGAACCAGATCGAGGAGGAAACAGTCTAAAAGTCCAAATCCGAAACCTGTTTCTAGATCCAGATCGAAGAGGAATCTGTCTAAAAGTCCGAATCCGAaaggattgaaaaaatcaaatggtTCTCCAATGAGAAAAGTAAATACACCAACTAAGAAGGAGAAGCCGGCTTCTAAAGTCAGTGCGAAGAGCAATCTGTCTAAAAGTCCCAacctgaaaatttcgaaaaaacctgtttcCAGAGGAAGATCGAGGACGAGACAAACTAAAAGTCCGAATCTTAAACCGGCTTCGAGATCGAGATCGAAGAGAAATCCATCTAAAAGTCCTAATCCGAAAGCTTCGAAAAAATCAAATGGCTCTCCACTCAGAAAAGTGAATTCACCAATTAAGGATAAACCTGTTTCTAGAGCCAGATCGAGGACTAGACAATCTAAAAGTATGAATCCGAAACCTGTTACTAAAGCCAGTTTGAAGAGGAATCCGTCTAAAAGTCCTAATCCAAAAGGCTCGAAAAACCCAACTGGTTCACCATTCAGAAAAGTGATTTCACCAATTAAGGATAAACCTTTGACTAGAGCCAGATCGAGGACGAGACAATCTAAAAGTCCGAATCCGAAACCGGCTTCTAGATCGAGATCGAAGAGGAATCCGTCTAAAAGTCCTAATCCGAAAGCTTCGAAAAAATCAAATGGCTCTCCACTCAGAAAAGTGAATACACCAACTAAGAAGGAGAAACCTATTTCTAAAGCCAGTTCGAAGAGAAATCTGTCTAAAAGTCCTAATCCAAAAGGATTGAAAAACCCAAATGTTTCTCCAATCAGAAAAGTGAATACGCCAACTAAGAAGGAGAAGCCGGCTTCTAAAGCCAGTGGGAACAGGAATCTGTTTAAAAGTCCTAATACAAAAGGCTCGAAAAAACCAACTGGTTCTCCAATCAGAAAAATGACTTCACCAATTAAGGATAAACCTTTGACTAGAGCCAGATCGAGGACGAGACAATCTAAAAGTCCGAATCCGAAACCGGCTTCTAGATCGAGATCGAAGAGGAATCCGTCTAAAAGTCCTAATCCGAAAGCTTCGAAAAAATCAAATGGCTCTCCAGTCAGAAAAGTGATTTCACCAATTAAGGATAAACCTGTTTCTAGAGCCAGATCGAGGAATAGACAATCTAAAAGTCCGAATCCGAAACCGGCTTCTAGATCGAGATCGAAGAGGAATCCCTCTAAAACTCCTAATccgaaatcttcgaaaaaatcAAATGACTCTCCACTTAGAAGCGTGATTTCACCAATTAAGGATAAATCTGTGTCTAGATCCAGATCGAGGACTAGAAAATCTAAAAGTCCGAATCTGAAACCGGCTTCTAGATCGAGATCGAAGAGGAATCCGTCCAAAAGTCCTAATCCGAAAGCTTCGAAAAAATCAAATGGATCTCCACTTAGAAAAGTGAATTCACCAAATAAGGATAAACCTGTGTCTACAGCCAGATCGAAGAGAAATCTGTCTAAAAGTCCTAAACCGAAAGGATTGAAAAAACCAAAGGGCTCTCCACTCAGAAAAGTGAATACACCAAATAAGAAAGAGAATCCTGTTTCCAAAACCAGTTTGAAAGAGAATATGTCTGGAAGTCCTGTTCGGAAAGACTCGGCAAAATCAAATTCTTCTCGACGCAGATCAGATGATTCAGAGAGTTTAGAGGACGAAGACGAAGAATGGAGGCCTTCGAGTACATCTGGGGAAGAATGGCACTATACTAAAACTCATAATccaataggtttaaaaaaaacaaatggcTCTACACTCAGAAAAGTGAATCCAACAAATCAGAAGGAGAAACCTGTATCCAAAATCAGTTCGAAACAGAATATTTCTGAAAGTTCTAATCCGAAAGACTCAGAAAAATCAAATGCTTCTCCACACAGATCAGATGCTTCAGAGAGTTTAGAGGACGAAGATGAAGAATGGAATTCTTCGAGAACATCTGGGGAAAAGAGCCACTACACTCCCCCCGGTATTCCATCACAATCAAACCAAATGGATTATTTACAAGTGCCAGTAATACAATATTCTCCCCCATCAAACGAAGAGTCAGATATCGAGGAAGAGTTGTCAAGCAGTAAAGAAAGCTACAACAGTGAAGCTGAAACTGAACATGGTCAATCAATGATTATGAAGAAACCAATGTTGGAAGAAACTGATGCAATCTCAGAGTTGTCAAACAAAGAAGAAAGCGATAACAGTTTAGATGAAATTGAACCTGGTGAATCTACGGCAAAGAAGCCAAGTTTAGAAGAAATTGATGCAATTCCATCAACATCACAATCGAGAAATCATCCGAAATTGATTGGCGACTATTCAGCGTCTTACAACGAAATTCCTAAAACATCAAAACGGGTATTAAAGAGGAAATCTGAGGAGGGCCCAAGAACAAGAAGCGCCAAGAAAGcagagcttttaaaatttatatcactgCGCACGGTTGATTTAGTGACTAGTAGCGATGAAGAAATCTTCTCGCCcacgaaattttccaaaaatgttgacGGAGAAATCTTTAACTCTACTGAAAAAGCGGCTTCTATCGATCAAGAGTCTGACAGTCTACAATATCGAGAAAGGTCAACACTTCGGATACCTGATGGAGTTAACTTAGCCAGATATAATTTGTCCCGACAAGCCACTGTGCGGCATGATTCAGAAtcag TTTTGTTTCAGAATCCGATGAGAAGGAAGAATTGGATCAAGACTGGGAGGACGTTCCTTAAAAATGTATGGCCTGGAAAATGCATGCGTGCATATAAGTTATCAATTGTTTTACTATTTATTGCATCTatttttacgggattttaa
- the LOC117181563 gene encoding serine/arginine repetitive matrix protein 1-like isoform X1 has translation MPKKVPNESVQEEQKGCVCKGNCSNKICGCVKKGARCTEELCKCNLCENRTVKKKPKSAKDKNKSSQFIRITENYAEQTFNTSRSARNLTKKLTAKDKLQKFRNPDADDSLLPVESEHDNTTLGTRSRKNTGRLQEESKRRTSAEHSLAKEMVKNSRGLRRSRSVNDIYQVAYNTRSHKKLRKGKFFILDDKNTKLPLKNIPMKMNARKIGKTLRKSASTSDLNEASASDLSKASVNQTKNVSFKTRKASPSEGMPIRTRSRTNKMGITLNFSLDNGNLEIKNKKVSKASSNMNLSEIPKTKASKKPVSRTRSRRKQSKSPNPKPVSRSRSKRNLSKSPNPKGLKKSNGSPMRKVNTPTKKEKPASKVSAKSNLSKSPNLKISKKPVSRGRSRTRQTKSPNLKPASRSRSKRNPSKSPNPKASKKSNGSPLRKVNSPIKDKPVSRARSRTRQSKSMNPKPVTKASLKRNPSKSPNPKGSKNPTGSPFRKVISPIKDKPLTRARSRTRQSKSPNPKPASRSRSKRNPSKSPNPKASKKSNGSPLRKVNTPTKKEKPISKASSKRNLSKSPNPKGLKNPNVSPIRKVNTPTKKEKPASKASGNRNLFKSPNTKGSKKPTGSPIRKMTSPIKDKPLTRARSRTRQSKSPNPKPASRSRSKRNPSKSPNPKASKKSNGSPVRKVISPIKDKPVSRARSRNRQSKSPNPKPASRSRSKRNPSKTPNPKSSKKSNDSPLRSVISPIKDKSVSRSRSRTRKSKSPNLKPASRSRSKRNPSKSPNPKASKKSNGSPLRKVNSPNKDKPVSTARSKRNLSKSPKPKGLKKPKGSPLRKVNTPNKKENPVSKTSLKENMSGSPVRKDSAKSNSSRRRSDDSESLEDEDEEWRPSSTSGEEWHYTKTHNPIGLKKTNGSTLRKVNPTNQKEKPVSKISSKQNISESSNPKDSEKSNASPHRSDASESLEDEDEEWNSSRTSGEKSHYTPPGIPSQSNQMDYLQVPVIQYSPPSNEESDIEEELSSSKESYNSEAETEHGQSMIMKKPMLEETDAISELSNKEESDNSLDEIEPGESTAKKPSLEEIDAIPSTSQSRNHPKLIGDYSASYNEIPKTSKRVLKRKSEEGPRTRSAKKAELLKFISLRTVDLVTSSDEEIFSPTKFSKNVDGEIFNSTEKAASIDQESDSLQYRERSTLRIPDGVNLARYNLSRQATVRHDSESVLFQNPMRRKNWIKTGRTFLKNVWPGKCMRAYKLSIVLLFIASIFTGF, from the exons ATGCCAAAAAAGGTCCCAAACGAAAg TGTTCAAGAGGAGCAAAAAGGCTGCGTTTGCAAAGGAAATTGTTCGAACAAGATTTGTGGTTGCGTTAAGAAGGGCGCAAGATGCACGGAAGAACTTTGCAAGTGTAATTTGTGTGAAAATCGA ACAGTGAAGAAGAAGCCAAAATCAGCTaaggataaaaataaatcttcacaATTCATAAGAATCACTGAAAATTATGCAGAACAAACATTTAATACCAGCCGGTCTGCCCGAAATTTGACAAAGAAGCTTACAGCTAAGGACAAATTGCAAAAGTTTAGAAATCCTGACGCGGATGATTCACTTTTGCCTGTCGAATCAGAACATGACAATACAACGCTGGGAACAAGATCTCGAAAGAATACTGGAAGGTTACAAGAAGAATCGAAAAGAAGGACATCCGCTGAGCACAGTTTAGCTAAAGAAATGGTAAAGAATTCCAGAGGATTGCGAAGATCACGTTCAGTTAACGACATCTATCAGGTTGCATACAATACAAGGTCGCACAAAAAGTTGAGAaaggggaaattttttattctggatgataagaatacaaaattaccactcaaaaatataccaatgAAGATGAATGCCAGAAAAATCGGGAAAACTTTAAGGAAATCTGCTTCTACAAGTGATCTCAATGAAGCTTCTGCAAGTGATCTCAGTAAAGCTTCTGTAAACCAAACAAAGAATGTAtcatttaaaacaagaaaagCATCTCCGTCAGAGGGTATGCCAATTAGAACCAGATCAAGGACTAACAAAATGGGCATTACTCTAAATTTCTCCCTCGACAATggtaatttagaaattaaaaacaagaaagttTCAAAAGCGAGTTCGAACATGAATctttctgaaattcctaaaacAAAAGCTTCGAAAAAACCTGTTTCTAGAACCAGATCGAGGAGGAAACAGTCTAAAAGTCCAAATCCGAAACCTGTTTCTAGATCCAGATCGAAGAGGAATCTGTCTAAAAGTCCGAATCCGAaaggattgaaaaaatcaaatggtTCTCCAATGAGAAAAGTAAATACACCAACTAAGAAGGAGAAGCCGGCTTCTAAAGTCAGTGCGAAGAGCAATCTGTCTAAAAGTCCCAacctgaaaatttcgaaaaaacctgtttcCAGAGGAAGATCGAGGACGAGACAAACTAAAAGTCCGAATCTTAAACCGGCTTCGAGATCGAGATCGAAGAGAAATCCATCTAAAAGTCCTAATCCGAAAGCTTCGAAAAAATCAAATGGCTCTCCACTCAGAAAAGTGAATTCACCAATTAAGGATAAACCTGTTTCTAGAGCCAGATCGAGGACTAGACAATCTAAAAGTATGAATCCGAAACCTGTTACTAAAGCCAGTTTGAAGAGGAATCCGTCTAAAAGTCCTAATCCAAAAGGCTCGAAAAACCCAACTGGTTCACCATTCAGAAAAGTGATTTCACCAATTAAGGATAAACCTTTGACTAGAGCCAGATCGAGGACGAGACAATCTAAAAGTCCGAATCCGAAACCGGCTTCTAGATCGAGATCGAAGAGGAATCCGTCTAAAAGTCCTAATCCGAAAGCTTCGAAAAAATCAAATGGCTCTCCACTCAGAAAAGTGAATACACCAACTAAGAAGGAGAAACCTATTTCTAAAGCCAGTTCGAAGAGAAATCTGTCTAAAAGTCCTAATCCAAAAGGATTGAAAAACCCAAATGTTTCTCCAATCAGAAAAGTGAATACGCCAACTAAGAAGGAGAAGCCGGCTTCTAAAGCCAGTGGGAACAGGAATCTGTTTAAAAGTCCTAATACAAAAGGCTCGAAAAAACCAACTGGTTCTCCAATCAGAAAAATGACTTCACCAATTAAGGATAAACCTTTGACTAGAGCCAGATCGAGGACGAGACAATCTAAAAGTCCGAATCCGAAACCGGCTTCTAGATCGAGATCGAAGAGGAATCCGTCTAAAAGTCCTAATCCGAAAGCTTCGAAAAAATCAAATGGCTCTCCAGTCAGAAAAGTGATTTCACCAATTAAGGATAAACCTGTTTCTAGAGCCAGATCGAGGAATAGACAATCTAAAAGTCCGAATCCGAAACCGGCTTCTAGATCGAGATCGAAGAGGAATCCCTCTAAAACTCCTAATccgaaatcttcgaaaaaatcAAATGACTCTCCACTTAGAAGCGTGATTTCACCAATTAAGGATAAATCTGTGTCTAGATCCAGATCGAGGACTAGAAAATCTAAAAGTCCGAATCTGAAACCGGCTTCTAGATCGAGATCGAAGAGGAATCCGTCCAAAAGTCCTAATCCGAAAGCTTCGAAAAAATCAAATGGATCTCCACTTAGAAAAGTGAATTCACCAAATAAGGATAAACCTGTGTCTACAGCCAGATCGAAGAGAAATCTGTCTAAAAGTCCTAAACCGAAAGGATTGAAAAAACCAAAGGGCTCTCCACTCAGAAAAGTGAATACACCAAATAAGAAAGAGAATCCTGTTTCCAAAACCAGTTTGAAAGAGAATATGTCTGGAAGTCCTGTTCGGAAAGACTCGGCAAAATCAAATTCTTCTCGACGCAGATCAGATGATTCAGAGAGTTTAGAGGACGAAGACGAAGAATGGAGGCCTTCGAGTACATCTGGGGAAGAATGGCACTATACTAAAACTCATAATccaataggtttaaaaaaaacaaatggcTCTACACTCAGAAAAGTGAATCCAACAAATCAGAAGGAGAAACCTGTATCCAAAATCAGTTCGAAACAGAATATTTCTGAAAGTTCTAATCCGAAAGACTCAGAAAAATCAAATGCTTCTCCACACAGATCAGATGCTTCAGAGAGTTTAGAGGACGAAGATGAAGAATGGAATTCTTCGAGAACATCTGGGGAAAAGAGCCACTACACTCCCCCCGGTATTCCATCACAATCAAACCAAATGGATTATTTACAAGTGCCAGTAATACAATATTCTCCCCCATCAAACGAAGAGTCAGATATCGAGGAAGAGTTGTCAAGCAGTAAAGAAAGCTACAACAGTGAAGCTGAAACTGAACATGGTCAATCAATGATTATGAAGAAACCAATGTTGGAAGAAACTGATGCAATCTCAGAGTTGTCAAACAAAGAAGAAAGCGATAACAGTTTAGATGAAATTGAACCTGGTGAATCTACGGCAAAGAAGCCAAGTTTAGAAGAAATTGATGCAATTCCATCAACATCACAATCGAGAAATCATCCGAAATTGATTGGCGACTATTCAGCGTCTTACAACGAAATTCCTAAAACATCAAAACGGGTATTAAAGAGGAAATCTGAGGAGGGCCCAAGAACAAGAAGCGCCAAGAAAGcagagcttttaaaatttatatcactgCGCACGGTTGATTTAGTGACTAGTAGCGATGAAGAAATCTTCTCGCCcacgaaattttccaaaaatgttgacGGAGAAATCTTTAACTCTACTGAAAAAGCGGCTTCTATCGATCAAGAGTCTGACAGTCTACAATATCGAGAAAGGTCAACACTTCGGATACCTGATGGAGTTAACTTAGCCAGATATAATTTGTCCCGACAAGCCACTGTGCGGCATGATTCAGAAtcag TTTTGTTTCAGAATCCGATGAGAAGGAAGAATTGGATCAAGACTGGGAGGACGTTCCTTAAAAATGTATGGCCTGGAAAATGCATGCGTGCATATAAGTTATCAATTGTTTTACTATTTATTGCATCTatttttacgggattttaa